The Hyphomicrobium sp. MC1 genome window below encodes:
- a CDS encoding CbtB-domain containing protein — protein sequence MAHSAFAGSSTLIPIPLREILPWAVFAGLLFLLGMYFVGVEEGATAIFNGMSVHEFVHDARHLLGFPCH from the coding sequence ATGGCACATTCCGCATTCGCCGGAAGCTCCACCTTAATTCCTATTCCGCTTCGTGAAATTCTCCCCTGGGCAGTATTCGCAGGGCTACTTTTCTTGCTGGGTATGTATTTTGTTGGCGTAGAAGAAGGGGCAACGGCCATTTTCAATGGCATGTCCGTTCATGAATTTGTTCATGACGCCCGCCATCTGCTGGGATTTCCTTGCCACTGA
- a CDS encoding superoxide dismutase has product MTLSLPDLPYAYDALAPFMSAETLEFHHDKHHLAYVENGNKLLAGSKYEGQSLEDIVKNAYADKAQPIINNVGQHYNHLHFWQWMKKGGGRKKLPGSVEKLVDGYGGFDKVRTDFIEAGKGQFGSGWAWLAVKDGKLEVVKTPNGETPLMYGSKPILGVDVWEHSYYIDYRNARPKYLEAWFDNLVNWEHVEALVSA; this is encoded by the coding sequence ATGACGCTCAGCTTACCCGATCTTCCTTACGCCTATGACGCTCTCGCGCCGTTTATGTCGGCCGAGACGCTCGAGTTCCACCACGACAAGCATCACTTGGCGTATGTCGAAAACGGCAACAAGCTGCTCGCTGGCTCCAAGTACGAGGGCCAGTCGCTCGAAGACATCGTCAAGAACGCCTACGCCGATAAGGCGCAGCCCATCATCAACAACGTCGGCCAGCACTATAACCATCTGCATTTCTGGCAGTGGATGAAGAAGGGCGGCGGCCGCAAGAAGCTGCCCGGCAGCGTCGAGAAGCTCGTCGACGGCTACGGCGGCTTCGACAAGGTCCGTACCGACTTCATCGAAGCCGGCAAAGGTCAGTTTGGCTCGGGCTGGGCTTGGCTCGCAGTCAAGGACGGCAAGCTTGAGGTCGTCAAAACGCCGAACGGCGAAACCCCCCTGATGTACGGCTCTAAGCCGATCCTCGGCGTCGATGTCTGGGAGCACAGCTACTACATCGACTATCGCAACGCCCGTCCGAAGTACCTCGAAGCCTGGTTCGACAACCTCGTCAACTGGGAGCACGTCGAGGCTCTCGTGTCCGCTTAG
- a CDS encoding Monophosphate kinase, producing MDLTYSRTHSKAGYGRCKSHHGEILQGAFADADGQLRRGLVTLPTSEYGSQAFFLADARAGIVIHHPHDKAKAKEAARRALVALGKAAYGGDLFIASNCPIGWGLGSSTADVVATLRAVADAYGTAFDPTELARLAVLSETASDSIMFDDSAVLFAQRDGFVLEAFDGLLPSFLLVSINTSPSGLAVDTLRQPLPCYSDEELYAFVSLRKQLCTAIEEGCRARVAAVATASARINNRYCPKPHLEEIIDIALTHGGLGVQVAHSGSLAGLLFDPDKRGVALDASKAVNALRRFNFSHLRLLMMCPEAL from the coding sequence ATGGATCTCACCTATTCTCGAACTCATTCCAAAGCCGGCTACGGTCGATGCAAATCCCATCATGGTGAAATTCTTCAGGGAGCTTTTGCAGATGCCGATGGTCAGTTGCGGCGCGGACTTGTAACGCTTCCCACGTCAGAATACGGCTCGCAGGCTTTTTTTCTAGCTGATGCTCGAGCCGGAATTGTTATCCACCATCCGCACGATAAAGCTAAAGCCAAAGAGGCCGCACGTCGCGCCCTCGTCGCGCTCGGCAAGGCCGCCTATGGCGGCGATCTTTTTATTGCCAGCAATTGCCCCATCGGATGGGGTCTTGGCTCTTCGACGGCAGATGTTGTGGCAACATTGCGGGCCGTAGCCGACGCCTATGGTACAGCGTTTGATCCAACGGAATTGGCGCGTTTAGCCGTTTTGTCCGAGACCGCTTCAGATTCCATTATGTTCGACGATAGCGCTGTGCTTTTCGCGCAGCGCGACGGATTCGTCCTCGAAGCATTCGACGGCCTTTTGCCATCCTTTTTGCTTGTATCAATCAACACCAGCCCATCGGGGCTCGCCGTTGACACTCTCAGACAGCCGTTGCCTTGCTATTCGGACGAAGAGCTTTACGCGTTCGTTTCTCTGAGAAAGCAGCTATGCACCGCTATTGAAGAAGGATGCAGGGCACGCGTTGCGGCCGTGGCGACAGCGAGTGCTCGTATTAATAATCGCTATTGCCCAAAACCCCACCTCGAAGAGATCATTGATATCGCACTGACACACGGCGGTCTGGGCGTTCAAGTGGCGCACAGCGGTTCCCTTGCTGGACTGCTTTTTGACCCTGACAAGCGAGGCGTTGCTCTCGACGCGTCAAAAGCGGTGAATGCTCTTCGCCGTTTTAATTTCTCTCACCTTCGTTTGCTAATGATGTGTCCTGAAGCCCTTTAG
- the cobD gene encoding threonine-phosphate decarboxylase CobD, with amino-acid sequence MSRTTIPTPENAADHYRHGGDIDQARRNYPNAIEPWIDLSTGINPFAYPIPTLESDAWTRLPLKEEEFELRSASAFCYGAPDVDAIVSAPGTQALIQIIPRLIEPTQVAIIGPTYSEHARCWQRLGHSTMEIETLDEIESARVVVVVNPNNPTGRHYAPQQLLSLAEEMTHRRGLLIVDEAFADLLGIEHSVVPLEPPSTIILRSFGKTYGLAGLRLGFAITQRKTAAQLREWLGPWAVSGPALAIGRQALKDSRWLADMRGRVKDARERLERLLVAAGCDVLGGTPLFLLASHPRAANVAHTLATNAIHVRQFSDQPTWLRFGIPQGSAWRRIEAALLSLSP; translated from the coding sequence ATGTCTCGCACGACAATCCCTACCCCTGAAAACGCCGCCGATCACTATCGTCATGGCGGAGATATCGATCAGGCTCGCAGAAATTATCCCAATGCGATCGAGCCATGGATTGACCTTTCCACGGGCATCAATCCCTTCGCGTATCCTATTCCAACCTTAGAGTCCGACGCCTGGACAAGACTTCCGCTAAAGGAAGAAGAATTCGAACTGCGGAGCGCATCCGCCTTTTGCTATGGCGCGCCCGATGTAGACGCCATTGTGTCTGCGCCAGGAACCCAAGCGCTCATACAGATCATTCCTCGGCTCATTGAGCCAACTCAGGTTGCAATCATCGGCCCAACCTACAGTGAACACGCTCGCTGCTGGCAGCGATTGGGCCATTCCACTATGGAGATCGAAACCCTCGACGAAATCGAAAGCGCTCGCGTCGTCGTCGTCGTCAATCCAAACAATCCGACGGGTCGTCACTATGCTCCGCAACAATTGTTATCGCTCGCTGAGGAAATGACCCATAGGAGAGGCCTTCTGATAGTGGATGAAGCCTTTGCCGACTTGTTAGGTATCGAGCACAGCGTCGTTCCTTTGGAACCACCTTCGACGATAATTTTGAGATCTTTTGGAAAGACCTATGGTCTTGCGGGGCTGCGCCTCGGCTTCGCTATCACGCAACGAAAAACGGCAGCGCAGCTTCGGGAGTGGCTTGGTCCGTGGGCTGTTTCCGGACCTGCGCTCGCTATCGGACGTCAGGCACTCAAGGATTCCAGGTGGCTTGCCGATATGCGTGGACGTGTGAAGGATGCTCGCGAACGCCTAGAAAGACTTCTCGTCGCCGCCGGCTGCGATGTACTGGGTGGTACGCCGCTATTTCTTCTCGCTTCCCATCCGCGGGCAGCCAATGTCGCGCACACTCTCGCAACGAATGCTATTCATGTCCGGCAATTTTCTGATCAGCCTACTTGGCTGCGTTTCGGCATTCCTCAAGGCAGCGCCTGGCGTCGCATTGAGGCCGCTCTTCTATCTTTGTCCCCGTAG
- a CDS encoding GTP-binding protein: MKVAGKISCTIVTGFLGAGKTSLIDLLLLEHPIGEIAVLLQEEERSFQNFSTTDANLKAENFFGIERTQRGSVDSIRHALCELLTQQEQPSRIVVELGGTDTPGSMLEVLAEPTFASRIACDGIINVIDGYALSCVEFAGRRDAFRRRHSASATTGQNAVAAIFEEQLRLANVVLINKIDLITSRDRAEITNFVRDLMGVSSPIFETCGGRLPNGIPTARLLAPTALRLHEYRADMFPIVHSKLRTPCRVVVKLPLIACERELHQRLVSISEIHNTLRMKGVAHIASRSRPVAIEGVGRRIRLEPLGGTERPGAHSGYIAITSEQHLSKTDIQRELSEPPPHSCGTLPGASRITVGTLSRAPYVAGKFP, encoded by the coding sequence ATGAAAGTAGCTGGCAAAATATCTTGCACGATCGTTACAGGATTCCTGGGTGCGGGTAAGACAAGCCTAATCGATCTGCTTCTTCTTGAGCACCCAATAGGCGAGATCGCCGTCCTTCTCCAAGAGGAAGAAAGGTCATTTCAGAACTTTTCAACTACTGATGCCAATTTGAAAGCCGAGAATTTCTTCGGCATTGAAAGAACCCAGCGGGGATCCGTCGACAGTATTAGACACGCGCTATGCGAGTTGCTTACGCAGCAGGAGCAACCAAGCAGAATTGTCGTCGAGTTGGGCGGAACCGATACACCCGGATCCATGCTTGAGGTCCTCGCTGAACCGACCTTTGCCTCCCGCATCGCCTGCGATGGCATCATCAATGTAATCGACGGTTACGCTCTATCGTGCGTCGAATTCGCCGGCAGACGCGATGCATTCCGCCGCCGACATTCGGCTTCCGCGACGACGGGACAAAACGCCGTCGCGGCAATATTTGAAGAACAATTGCGTCTCGCCAATGTGGTTCTTATTAACAAAATTGATCTCATCACTTCGCGCGATCGCGCTGAGATTACCAATTTTGTTCGCGACCTCATGGGGGTTTCCAGTCCCATTTTTGAGACATGTGGCGGTCGTCTGCCGAACGGGATACCCACGGCACGTCTTTTGGCTCCCACAGCTTTGCGATTGCATGAATACCGTGCGGATATGTTTCCCATCGTGCATTCTAAGTTGCGCACTCCATGTCGCGTTGTCGTGAAATTGCCTCTGATTGCGTGCGAGCGAGAGCTTCATCAAAGACTCGTCTCTATATCGGAAATTCACAACACGCTTCGCATGAAGGGCGTTGCCCATATCGCATCGCGCTCGCGTCCTGTTGCAATTGAAGGCGTGGGGAGGCGCATCCGATTAGAGCCATTGGGGGGCACTGAACGTCCTGGCGCGCACTCTGGTTATATCGCTATCACCTCCGAACAACATCTTTCGAAGACCGACATTCAGAGAGAGCTTTCTGAGCCACCTCCGCACTCATGCGGGACGCTTCCGGGCGCATCGAGGATCACCGTCGGCACGCTATCGCGCGCCCCATACGTGGCGGGGAAATTTCCGTGA
- a CDS encoding cobalt-precorrin-5B (C(1))-methyltransferase → MADALGGDDLTPPSALRRGWTTGACATAATQAAYEALLTGSFPAAVEIELPSGARPSFAVAMQGRDADSATAGIIKDAGDDPDVTHGAMVKATVRLTATGNGIVFRAGPGVGIVTKPGLPIPPGQPAINPVPRKMIAQGVNAVAELHGGSRDIEVEISVSDGQKLAQRTLNPRLGIVGGLSILGTTGIVVPFSCSAWIHSIYRGIDVARAMGISHIVGSTGNTSEVAAQKLFGLPDEALIEMGDFVGGMLKYLRRQPVARVTIAGGVAKMCKLGQGLLDLHSKRGEVDRRWLAEQLEQAGAPPEIIELSQTANTAQLVVDHAINSGISLGDRIADMAWNTAAKGLFGTGITLDVIVIDRNGRRIGQTPPRPVH, encoded by the coding sequence GTGGCTGATGCTTTGGGCGGCGATGATCTGACACCGCCTTCGGCGCTGCGCCGAGGCTGGACGACAGGAGCTTGCGCGACGGCAGCGACGCAAGCCGCTTACGAAGCTCTGCTGACAGGATCGTTTCCTGCCGCGGTCGAAATCGAGCTGCCGAGCGGAGCCCGCCCGTCCTTTGCGGTCGCCATGCAGGGGCGAGATGCCGATAGCGCTACTGCTGGCATCATCAAAGATGCGGGAGATGATCCTGATGTCACGCACGGCGCCATGGTCAAGGCCACTGTTCGCTTGACGGCGACAGGAAACGGCATCGTCTTTCGTGCGGGACCTGGCGTGGGCATCGTTACTAAACCGGGTCTGCCAATTCCGCCTGGTCAACCCGCGATCAATCCCGTTCCTCGAAAAATGATTGCGCAGGGAGTGAACGCAGTCGCAGAGCTTCATGGAGGATCGCGGGATATCGAAGTGGAGATCTCGGTCTCTGATGGTCAAAAACTTGCGCAAAGAACGCTCAACCCGCGACTTGGCATTGTCGGCGGCCTTTCGATTCTTGGCACGACGGGGATCGTGGTACCATTTTCGTGTTCCGCCTGGATCCACTCGATTTACCGAGGTATCGATGTCGCGAGAGCCATGGGCATAAGCCACATCGTAGGAAGCACTGGAAACACATCCGAGGTGGCGGCGCAAAAACTCTTCGGTTTGCCGGACGAAGCCCTTATCGAGATGGGCGATTTTGTGGGGGGAATGCTCAAATATCTCCGCCGGCAGCCGGTGGCACGCGTCACCATTGCCGGGGGCGTCGCCAAGATGTGCAAACTTGGTCAAGGCCTGCTCGACCTTCATTCCAAAAGAGGAGAAGTTGACCGGCGTTGGCTCGCCGAGCAATTGGAACAGGCGGGAGCTCCGCCCGAGATTATCGAACTTTCGCAAACCGCGAACACTGCACAACTCGTCGTCGATCACGCGATTAACTCGGGGATCTCGCTTGGAGACCGCATTGCGGATATGGCTTGGAATACCGCCGCCAAGGGATTGTTTGGCACCGGCATTACGCTCGACGTGATTGTCATCGACCGCAACGGCCGACGTATCGGACAAACGCCACCCCGGCCTGTCCATTAA
- a CDS encoding TetR/AcrR family transcriptional regulator — MTRGGFFVNALRPTLSDTRTNRPDIVAQATRSFGHQAISVQNPLRHQMLRHAALHKMTVAAISIRMGIASGKFELSSHAAKEVPRATRTVRASSRPQHASSPARTLLLNSHEHPKSMTDEFPTEHSTARERILDAAYELFAAHGVEAVGVDAIVARSGTGKMTLYRHFKSKEALILAFLKRRREMWTRDWLLARISKDTDTPSDGLLAFFEVYQEWFLEPDFDGCPFVNTLVEARNSDSVRHAAAEYLSEIRSAIETRARCAGLVDVERLARAWNTLLMGAILSRLSGQLDAAREAQATARTLLASWPRMPTRI, encoded by the coding sequence ATGACGCGGGGCGGCTTTTTTGTCAATGCTCTGCGACCAACTCTATCAGATACGCGAACAAATCGGCCGGATATTGTTGCGCAAGCTACGCGGTCCTTCGGCCACCAAGCCATCTCGGTGCAAAATCCCTTGCGACATCAGATGCTTCGCCATGCCGCGTTGCACAAAATGACGGTGGCGGCAATATCAATACGGATGGGTATCGCCAGCGGAAAATTTGAACTTTCAAGCCATGCGGCCAAGGAAGTGCCGCGGGCAACTCGCACAGTGCGCGCCTCCTCTCGCCCACAGCATGCCAGCTCACCTGCAAGAACCTTACTGCTGAACTCACACGAACATCCCAAGTCCATGACCGATGAGTTTCCCACAGAGCATTCAACTGCGCGCGAACGAATACTCGACGCAGCTTACGAGCTTTTTGCTGCGCACGGAGTTGAAGCCGTCGGTGTGGACGCGATCGTAGCGCGATCCGGTACAGGCAAGATGACGCTGTACCGGCATTTTAAGTCTAAAGAGGCACTCATACTCGCCTTTCTAAAGAGACGGCGCGAGATGTGGACGCGAGACTGGCTACTGGCGCGCATCAGTAAGGACACAGACACGCCAAGTGATGGCCTGCTTGCATTTTTTGAGGTGTACCAGGAATGGTTCCTCGAACCAGACTTCGATGGATGTCCGTTCGTTAATACGCTCGTTGAAGCTCGCAATTCAGATAGCGTCAGGCATGCGGCCGCCGAGTACCTTTCTGAAATTCGATCTGCCATTGAGACGCGTGCCCGCTGCGCCGGTCTGGTTGACGTTGAGCGTCTTGCGCGCGCTTGGAACACGCTTTTGATGGGAGCTATCTTATCGCGCCTGAGTGGACAGCTTGATGCCGCGCGTGAAGCGCAGGCGACGGCACGAACACTTCTTGCAAGCTGGCCAAGAATGCCAACACGAATTTAG
- the cobA gene encoding uroporphyrinogen-III C-methyltransferase: MSTLPSSFPPFPEISPGEVWLVGAGPGDPSHLTLLALHALQRANYVLYDALVDARILDIVNRGAIVRFVGKRGGKPSQRQQDINSSLIALARAGHRVVRLKGGDPFVFGRGAEEVAALSEAGIPYRVVPGITSGLAAASLAGIPATTRDTNHAIILATGHLAVDDWSLDHWAALARTGQPVIFYMAIANLPEITAAFERGGLSSDTPVAIVQSASTPAERVVETTLNGAVEAVKGAGIEPPAIVIIGKIVALRSSLRSLALADVR, translated from the coding sequence ATGAGTACACTCCCGTCTTCCTTTCCTCCATTTCCTGAAATTTCTCCAGGAGAAGTTTGGCTGGTGGGCGCTGGCCCCGGTGACCCTTCCCATCTTACCCTCCTCGCTCTGCATGCATTACAGAGAGCAAATTACGTTCTTTATGATGCGTTGGTCGACGCGCGCATACTTGATATCGTCAACCGCGGGGCCATCGTACGCTTTGTAGGTAAGCGCGGTGGAAAGCCGTCGCAGCGGCAGCAAGATATCAATAGCTCTCTCATTGCTCTCGCCCGTGCCGGACATCGTGTCGTGCGTCTTAAGGGTGGCGATCCATTTGTTTTCGGCCGCGGGGCTGAAGAAGTTGCAGCACTCTCAGAAGCCGGCATACCTTATCGGGTTGTACCGGGCATCACCTCTGGACTTGCGGCGGCGTCGCTTGCGGGTATCCCAGCGACGACACGTGACACCAATCACGCCATCATTCTTGCTACAGGCCACTTAGCCGTAGATGATTGGAGTCTGGATCATTGGGCGGCGCTCGCGCGGACCGGACAACCCGTTATCTTTTATATGGCGATTGCCAATCTGCCCGAAATCACCGCTGCCTTCGAGCGCGGCGGCCTAAGCAGCGATACACCCGTAGCGATTGTGCAATCGGCAAGCACACCGGCGGAGCGCGTCGTCGAGACGACCCTCAACGGTGCGGTTGAAGCAGTCAAGGGCGCAGGCATAGAGCCGCCGGCAATCGTCATCATCGGGAAGATCGTTGCGTTGCGCAGCAGCCTTCGGTCCCTGGCGCTGGCGGACGTACGGTGA
- a CDS encoding cobyric acid synthase codes for MTAAIMLQGTGSDVGKSVLTAGLCRLLTNRGLRVRPFKPQNMSNNAAATLSGGEIGRAQAVQAQACRILPTVDMNPVLLKPQSDKTSQIIVRGKVEGVLDSRSFRNGRVSFLPSIIESFERLRAEADIVIVEGAGSPAEVNLRAGDVANMGFARVANVPVVLIGDIDRGGVIASLAGTKAVLEEADARMIRGFIINRFRGDIAIFDEGYRLIERQTGWEGLGIVPWISAARRLPAEDAIAFDVQSARPTQLTIAVPILPRIANFDDLDALAAEASVCLVLVPPGKPLPSKADVVILPGSKSTIADLHFLREQGWDIDLAGHVRRGKRVFGLCAGYQMLGRSIADLEGIEGRPDSVAGLGYLPVDTVLRDDKKVVPVEGVRVRDGMPFSGYEIHCGQTERDPGTAPLLRFLDGDFDGAVTPDGLVAGCYVHGIFNGARQRQAWLAEWGAASDGVEHLSKIEASLDELADMLAKSIDIERLLAIADQRIA; via the coding sequence ATGACTGCGGCGATCATGCTTCAGGGAACTGGCTCCGACGTCGGGAAGTCAGTTTTGACCGCCGGCCTTTGTCGGCTACTAACCAATCGAGGATTGCGAGTACGCCCGTTCAAGCCGCAGAATATGTCGAATAACGCTGCCGCGACTTTGAGTGGCGGTGAGATAGGCCGAGCTCAGGCTGTGCAGGCGCAGGCCTGTCGGATACTTCCGACAGTTGACATGAATCCCGTATTGCTCAAACCGCAATCCGATAAAACCAGCCAAATCATTGTTCGTGGCAAGGTCGAAGGGGTGCTCGATTCGCGAAGTTTTCGAAACGGACGAGTATCGTTCTTGCCCAGCATCATCGAATCTTTTGAACGACTGCGGGCTGAGGCCGATATCGTGATTGTCGAAGGAGCCGGGAGCCCTGCCGAAGTCAACCTGCGAGCGGGCGACGTGGCCAACATGGGATTTGCCCGTGTCGCAAACGTTCCTGTCGTATTGATCGGTGACATCGACAGAGGAGGAGTTATTGCGTCGCTTGCAGGGACCAAGGCCGTGCTTGAGGAAGCAGATGCCCGCATGATCCGAGGGTTCATCATCAACCGTTTTCGCGGGGATATCGCTATCTTTGATGAGGGCTATCGTCTGATCGAGCGCCAAACCGGCTGGGAGGGCTTGGGAATTGTGCCGTGGATCAGCGCCGCGCGGCGTCTACCCGCAGAAGACGCTATCGCGTTTGATGTTCAAAGTGCGCGACCAACGCAACTCACTATCGCAGTTCCTATACTCCCTCGTATTGCTAACTTTGATGATCTTGATGCCCTTGCCGCCGAGGCTTCGGTGTGCCTCGTCTTAGTTCCGCCCGGCAAACCTCTGCCGTCGAAGGCGGATGTTGTCATCCTGCCTGGTAGCAAGTCGACCATTGCGGACCTGCATTTCCTGCGCGAGCAAGGATGGGATATCGATCTTGCTGGACACGTGCGTCGCGGTAAGCGGGTTTTCGGCCTGTGCGCTGGCTATCAAATGCTTGGGCGCAGCATCGCGGATTTGGAAGGTATTGAGGGTCGCCCCGATTCCGTCGCGGGTCTAGGCTATCTTCCAGTCGATACCGTTTTGCGAGATGACAAGAAAGTTGTGCCAGTCGAGGGGGTACGTGTCCGGGATGGCATGCCCTTTTCTGGGTACGAGATTCATTGCGGACAGACCGAGCGAGATCCAGGGACGGCGCCGTTGCTGCGCTTCCTCGATGGCGACTTCGATGGCGCGGTAACGCCCGACGGATTGGTAGCAGGATGCTACGTGCACGGCATCTTTAACGGGGCTCGACAACGGCAGGCGTGGTTAGCCGAATGGGGCGCCGCTTCCGATGGTGTCGAACATCTTTCCAAAATTGAAGCTTCGCTCGACGAGCTAGCGGATATGTTAGCGAAATCGATCGACATCGAGCGCCTGCTAGCGATCGCCGACCAGCGTATAGCCTGA
- the cobT gene encoding nicotinate-nucleotide--dimethylbenzimidazole phosphoribosyltransferase codes for MHDRLLEASTLVREVEPLALTDKEKRPSPNFCEIARRRQANLTKPAGSLGRLEQLAIDLCGMQGTERPHADTPAIIIFAGDHGITAQGVSAFPSAVTVEMLRNFASGGAAICVLARAIGAHLLVVDVGTLAKTAVPGVRSDKTQFGTRDFSAEPAMSSADLNFALAAGRRAVASMHEGGADILILGEMGIGNTTSAAAVAGALLGLNGTEIVGAGTGLGKDGIQHKAKIVGDALAFHDLSKVGISPWEVLRCVGGFEIAALTGAILEASQLGIPVLIDGFIVTVAALAAVKMCPECRPWLLFSHVSAERGHRIVLDYLNAEPLLDLGLRLGEGSGAAAALPIVRLACKLHTDMATFEDANVSRETQ; via the coding sequence ATGCATGACCGTCTTCTGGAAGCTTCTACGCTCGTTCGTGAAGTCGAGCCTCTCGCCTTGACCGATAAAGAAAAACGTCCGTCGCCAAATTTCTGTGAAATCGCGAGACGGCGTCAAGCAAACCTGACAAAGCCGGCGGGCTCACTCGGACGACTCGAGCAGCTGGCGATTGATCTCTGCGGCATGCAGGGCACGGAACGTCCCCATGCGGACACTCCTGCCATAATCATATTTGCCGGCGACCACGGCATAACAGCTCAAGGCGTTTCCGCGTTTCCATCGGCCGTTACCGTCGAAATGTTGCGGAATTTCGCAAGTGGCGGAGCAGCTATTTGCGTTCTAGCACGTGCGATTGGCGCACACCTGCTGGTCGTCGATGTTGGGACCCTCGCGAAGACTGCTGTTCCGGGAGTTCGATCGGATAAAACGCAGTTCGGCACTCGCGACTTCTCCGCCGAACCTGCAATGTCATCGGCCGACCTAAATTTTGCCCTCGCGGCTGGACGGCGCGCTGTTGCCAGCATGCACGAAGGCGGCGCCGACATTCTCATCTTAGGAGAGATGGGAATTGGTAACACAACATCAGCCGCCGCGGTTGCCGGCGCGCTTCTCGGTCTCAATGGGACTGAGATTGTCGGTGCGGGAACAGGGCTTGGGAAGGATGGCATTCAACATAAGGCAAAGATCGTAGGCGATGCCTTGGCGTTTCACGATCTCTCGAAGGTCGGCATTTCGCCTTGGGAAGTTTTGAGGTGTGTAGGCGGATTCGAAATCGCAGCGCTAACGGGAGCGATCCTGGAAGCGTCCCAACTGGGTATCCCCGTCTTGATCGACGGATTTATTGTAACGGTTGCGGCGCTCGCTGCGGTAAAAATGTGTCCCGAGTGCCGCCCCTGGCTGCTTTTTTCTCACGTCTCCGCGGAACGTGGCCATCGCATTGTTCTGGACTATCTTAATGCCGAACCGCTTCTAGACCTAGGACTTCGCCTTGGTGAGGGATCTGGCGCAGCGGCGGCTCTGCCGATCGTTCGCCTCGCATGTAAGCTTCACACGGATATGGCGACGTTTGAGGATGCAAACGTCTCTCGTGAGACGCAGTAG
- the bluB gene encoding 5,6-dimethylbenzimidazole synthase, whose amino-acid sequence MTAVKTAHSGRFDTSFREEFEELVLWRRDVRRFRRNPVPQDLVRSLLNLASHAPSVGHSQPWRFVFLESEAARETIRSSFARANKSALEGYVGQTRERYARLKLAGIDAAPIQLAVFADESTDAGSGLGRQTMPEALRYSVVGALQIFWLAARAHGLGVGWVSILEPEIIKCALGVPNGWTFIAHLCVGWPEEEHTDPELVRHGWQPRLGEDEIFFRR is encoded by the coding sequence ATGACGGCAGTCAAAACCGCTCATAGCGGTCGTTTCGATACAAGCTTCCGCGAAGAATTCGAGGAACTCGTCTTGTGGCGGCGCGATGTACGCCGATTTCGACGTAACCCCGTTCCGCAGGATTTGGTTCGGTCGCTACTGAACCTCGCTAGCCATGCTCCGTCTGTCGGTCATAGCCAACCCTGGCGCTTTGTCTTCCTCGAAAGCGAAGCCGCGCGCGAAACTATTCGTTCTTCTTTTGCTCGAGCAAACAAATCCGCGCTCGAGGGTTACGTTGGCCAAACTCGTGAGCGATACGCCAGATTGAAGCTCGCCGGCATCGATGCTGCCCCTATTCAGCTCGCTGTATTCGCCGACGAGTCGACGGACGCGGGATCTGGCCTAGGACGCCAAACAATGCCTGAAGCGTTGCGCTACTCCGTTGTGGGGGCTCTACAGATCTTCTGGCTTGCGGCACGCGCACACGGTCTTGGCGTCGGCTGGGTGTCCATCCTTGAACCTGAAATTATTAAATGCGCCCTCGGAGTTCCCAACGGCTGGACGTTTATTGCGCATCTTTGTGTCGGTTGGCCTGAGGAAGAGCATACAGATCCCGAACTTGTACGACACGGCTGGCAACCTCGCCTCGGTGAAGATGAAATTTTTTTTCGTCGGTGA